From a region of the Malania oleifera isolate guangnan ecotype guangnan chromosome 12, ASM2987363v1, whole genome shotgun sequence genome:
- the LOC131144546 gene encoding tyrosine decarboxylase-like, protein MNSPKTNHNLLENNHSSIFNPLDSQEFRRQGHLIIDFLADYYQSIEQYPVQSQVRPGYLQPRLPESAPQDPEPVEAILQDVKDHIIPGLTHWQSPNFFAYFPSSGSTAGFLGEMLSTGFNIVGFNWASSPAVTELEMKVMDWLGKLLKLPESFLFSGNGGGVLQGTTCEAILCTIVAARDQMLSRVGRQNLEKLVVYGSDQTHCGVQKAARIAGLNPKNIRSIRTTKATAFGLSPDSLRHAILSDLDAGFIPLFLCATVGTTASTAVDPVGPLCAIAKDYNVWVHVDAAYAGSACICPEFRHFLDGVEGANSFSLNAHKWLLTNLDCCCLWVKDPTALIKVLSTNPEYLKNKASESKQVVDYKDWQIALSRRFRAMKLWLVLRSCGVGNLRNFLRKHVRMAKRFERLVGMDQRFEVVVPTNFATVCFRLLPLSCGAENCAAVNGGRKNIVDDGEEEEEGRELNRRLLEAMNGSGRVYMTHAVVGGKYVIRFAIGATLTEDRHLTMAWKVVQQHAHCILSSFPYREGASAGGKLESGVKCSKVN, encoded by the coding sequence ATGAACAGCCCAAAAACCAACCATAATTTACTTGAAAACAATCACTCCTCCATATTCAACCCACTAGACTCCCAAGAATTTAGGAGGCAAGGCCACCTGATCATTGACTTCCTTGCTGATTACTATCAAAGCATTGAGCAATACCCAGTTCAAAGCCAAGTCCGACCGGGCTATCTCCAACCTCGCTTGCCGGAATCCGCCCCCCAGGATCCCGAACCCGTGGAAGCAATCCTCCAAGACGTGAAGGATCACATTATTCCAGGTTTAACCCACTGGCAAAGCCCTAACTTCTTCGCTTACTTTCCGTCTAGCGGTAGCACCGCCGGGTTTCTCGGCGAAATGCTTAGCACCGGGTTTAACATCGTCGGTTTCAACTGGGCGTCATCGCCCGCGGTGACCGAGCTCGAGATGAAAGTCATGGACTGGCTTGGCAAGCTGCTCAAGCTCCCGGAATCATTTCTGTTCTCGGGCAACGGCGGCGGTGTGTTACAAGGTACCACCTGCGAAGCCATCTTATGTACCATTGTCGCCGCCAGAGATCAAATGCTAAGCCGAGTTGGAAGACAGAACCTGGAGAAGCTGGTCGTATACGGATCGGATCAGACCCATTGCGGGGTCCAAAAAGCGGCTCGGATCGCAGGACTCAACCCTAAAAATATTCGGTCCATTAGGACCACGAAGGCAACCGCGTTCGGGCTCTCCCCGGACTCCCTCAGACACGCAATCCTTTCCGACTTAGACGCCGGGTTCATCCCGCTGTTTCTCTGCGCCACCGTCGGAACTACCGCCTCGACTGCCGTGGACCCAGTGGGGCCGCTGTGTGCCATTGCGAAAGACTACAACGTATGGGTTCACGTAGATGCCGCGTACGCTGGGAGCGCCTGCATATGCCCGGAGTTCCGGCATTTCCTCGACGGCGTCGAAGGAGCAAACTCCTTCAGTCTCAACGCCCATAAATGGCTGTTAACGAACCTGGATTGTTGCTGCCTATGGGTGAAGGATCCAACTGCCCTCATCAAAGTCTTGTCCACAAATCCAGAGTATTTGAAGAACAAAGCAAGCGAGTCCAAACAAGTTGTAGACTACAAAGACTGGCAGATAGCACTGAGCAGGAGGTTTCGAGCGATGAAGCTATGGCTGGTGCTTCGGAGCTGCGGCGTCGGGAATCTCAGGAACTTTCTGAGGAAGCATGTGAGAATGGCGAAGCGTTTTGAGCGGCTGGTGGGGATGGACCAGCGGTTCGAGGTTGTGGTCCCTACCAACTTCGCTACGGTGTGTTTTAGGCTTTTGCCGCTGTCGTGCGGTGCTGAGAACTGCGCCGCCGTAAATGGTGGCCGGAAGAATATTGTTGACGATGgtgaggaggaggaagaagggaGGGAGTTGAACAGGAGGTTATTGGAAGCAATGAACGGGTCGGGGCGCGTGTACATGACGCATGCGGTAGTTGGGGGCAAGTACGTGATTAGGTTTGCCATTGGGGCAACGCTTACGGAGGATCGGCACCTGACCATGGCGTGGAAGGTGGTGCAGCAGCATGCACATTGCATTCTGAGTAGCTTTCCGTACAGGGAAGGTGCCAGCGCCGGTGGAAAACTGGAAAGTGGGGTGAAATGCAGCAAGGTGAACTAA